One Candida dubliniensis CD36 chromosome 1, complete sequence genomic region harbors:
- a CDS encoding importin beta-3 subunit, putative (Similar to C. albicans PSE1;~Similar to S. cerevisiae PSE1;~Similar to S. pombe SAL3): protein MTVLPDEYHSALTQLLENLLSTDNKIRTEAEKSLDQNWTSKDNVELLLVFLAEQACQGNNDTIRAFASVMFRRMAIKSPKELQSVTDRTIGVIGEPAKQQIRGILLAGFTSPQSNQVRHKLSDAISEVAKEDASPAGTWNELIPALFEATRNQDPSFRESAFRVFSASPELIDNSYIDEVLLVYNAGFEDANDDVRIAACTAFVAFFRKLPKNTWKLLSPLLPNLLNSLPRFLQNGQDHALASVLEALIDLVELAPKMFKDMFPTIIEFCSAVAKNKDLDLNSRMAALELLSTFAEVSPSMCKLTPTYTEQMVLITLSMLTEVCIDDDDAAEWNNKDDSEDEDEEPEYGAARQALDRVSLKLNGQALAGPLFQYLPAMVSSSNWRERQAALMALSSAAEGCADVLVNEIPKILDMILPSLDDEHPRVQYAGCNALGQMSTDFADVIQRSSGDRILPALISKLTNKSVPRVQAHAAAALVNFSEAATKEVLEPYLDDLLNNLLILLQSPKRYVQEQVLTTIAIIADAAEKTFVKYYDTLMPLLVNVLRADVGAENRLLKAKCIECSTLIALAVGKEKFEPHSQELIQLFGHIQQSATEDDDLVKSYLEQAWGRICKILGKDFLPYLPSVLPPLMLTAKASQDISLLEEDDAEELKLNEEWDVINISGKWIGVHTVTLDEKVTAMDLLRTYAVQLKEDFMPWVKEIAEEIAIPGLDFYLHDGVRGSAALTLASLLRCCVAATGNNSTEVLTLWSKICDKLSDSLCSEPVPELLIAYYTTLVESINVLAPNSVSSTQLQALAKAINANMIEIYNRIKERDSIEDEYTEDVEEDEDEYTDEELLDEINKVISVVLKNVKSNFLETLQVLGPTISSFINDENTTIKFCGLSIISNLLEQCGPDSVPFKEMFVKVISESVTSANASIRQICTYAIGMAAQHGGDGYGEFCLSSLEPMFKMAMVPDARADENVYATENCVSAIAKVCHRFSSSVPSLDSIIDQWISLLPIVQDDSAAPFAYVFLSELIDSNHPSVLKQVPKVVDSVIQALAHASISGNTAQKVVISTRALLGSIPHEEAMALLQKNPSDLDVVQKYFS, encoded by the coding sequence ATGACAGTGTTACCGGACGAATATCATTCTGCACTCACACAACTTTTGGAAAATTTGCTCTCTACTGACAACAAAATCAGAACTGAAGCTGAAAAGTCACTTGATCAGAACTGGACATCCAAAGATAATGTcgaattattattggtttttttaGCTGAACAAGCATGCCAGGGAAATAATGACACTATACGTGCCTTTGCCTCAGTTATGTTTAGACGTATGGCCATAAAATCCCCTAAAGAATTGCAAAGCGTTACTGATAGAACAATTGGTGTTATTGGAGAGCCagcaaaacaacaaattagAGGCATTTTGTTAGCTGGATTTACATCGCCACAATCGAATCAAGTCAGACACAAACTTTCTGATGCAATTTCAGAAGTTGCTAAAGAGGATGCTTCTCCTGCAGGGACTTGGAATGAGTTGATACCTGCCTTATTTGAGGCCACCAGAAACCAAGACCCCAGTTTCCGTGAATCAGCATTTAGAGTTTTTTCTGCATCACCTGAGTTGATCGATAATTCCTATATTGACGAAGTTTTGCTTGTGTACAATGCCGGGTTTGAAGACGCAAACGACGATGTACGCATTGCTGCTTGCACTGCCTTTGTTGCATTTTTCAGAAAGCTCCCAAAAAATACTTGGAAGTTGTTGTCGCCATTATTGCCTAATTTGTTGAACTCGTTGCCAAGGTTTTTGCAAAACGGACAGGACCATGCGTTGGCTTCTGTATTAGAAGCCTTAATTGATTTAGTGGAGTTGGCACCAAAGATGTTTAAAGATATGTTTCCTactattattgaattttgcTCTGCAGTGGCAAAGAATAAGGATTTAGATTTGAATTCCAGAATGGCGGCATTGGAGTTGCTCAGCACTTTTGCTGAAGTTTCTCCTTCGATGTGTAAGTTGACTCCAACATACACCGAGCAGATGGTACTTATCACATTATCAATGTTAACTGAAGTTTGTATagacgatgatgatgctgCCGAATGGAATAACAAAGACGACAGTGAGGACGAAGACGAAGAACCAGAATATGGCGCCGCCAGACAAGCTTTGGATAGAGTCtctttgaaattgaatggaCAAGCTTTAGCGGGACCTCTATTCCAATATTTGCCTGCTATGGTACTGTCTTCGAATTGGAGAGAACGTCAAGCTGCTCTAATGGCTCTTTCTTCTGCTGCCGAAGGTTGTGCTGACGTTTTAGTGAATGAAATCCCCAAAATTTTGGATATGATATTGCCCTCATTAGATGACGAACATCCTCGAGTTCAGTACGCTGGCTGTAATGCGTTGGGACAAATGTCTACTGACTTTGCTGACGTGATTCAAAGAAGCTCAGGAGATAGAATTTTGCCTgctttaatttcaaaattaacaAACAAATCCGTTCCAAGAGTTCAAGCCCATGCTGCTGCAGCGTTGGTCAACTTTTCAGAGGCGGCCACAAAGGAAGTTTTAGAGCCATATTTAGATGACTTGTTGAACAActtgttgattttgttaCAGTCACCAAAAAGATATGTACAAGAACAGGTTTTAACCACAATAGCCATAATTGCCGATGCTGCAGAAAAGACGTTTGTAAAGTATTATGACACATTGATGCCTTTGTTAGTGAATGTTTTAAGGGCAGATGTTGGAGCTGAGAACAGATTGTTAAAAGCAAAATGTATCGAGTGTTCGACATTGATTGCCTTGGCTGTTggtaaagaaaaatttgaacCACATAGTCAAGAATTGATCCAATTATTTGGACACATCCAACAAAGTGCCACTGAAGACGATGACTTGGTGAAACTGTATTTGGAACAAGCTTGGGGTAGAATTTGTAAAATTTTGGGAAAGGACTTTTTGCCTTACTTGCCATCTGTTTTGCCTCCGTTAATGTTGACAGCAAAAGCTTCACAAGATATTTCATTGTTAGAGGAAGATGATGCAGAGGAATTGAAGCTTAATGAGGAATGGGATGTTATTAATATATCTGGTAAATGGATTGGTGTTCACACAGTTACTTTAGATGAGAAGGTCACTGCCATGGATCTACTTAGAACATACGCGGTTCAGTTGAAGGAAGATTTTATGCCTTGGGTCAAGGAAATAGCAGAGGAAATTGCCATCCCTGGGTTGGACTTTTATTTACACGATGGTGTGCGTGGGTCGGCTGCATTGACTTTGGCTTCATTGCTCAGATGTTGTGTGGCAGCTACCGGCAACAATTCAACAGAAGTATTAACCCTTTGGTCAAAAATTTGCGATAAATTAAGCGACCTGTTGTGCTCGGAGCCTGTTCCAGAGTTACTTATTGCATATTATACTACATTGGTTGAATCTATTAATGTGTTAGCACCCAACTCCGTCTCGAGTACTCAGTTGCAGGCTTTAGCAAAGGCAATTAATGCCAACATGATCGAAATCTATAATCGAATCAAGGAGCGTGACAGTATTGAAGATGAGTACACCGAAGACGTTGAAGAAGACGAAGACGAGTACACTGACGAGGAACTATTAGATGAAATAAACAAGGTTATTTCAGTTGTACTTAAGAATGTCAAATCTAATTTCCTTGAAACATTGCAGGTATTAGGCCCCACCATTTCGTCATTTATAAATGATGAGAATACAACCATTAAGTTTTGCGGGTTGTCTATTATCAGTAACTTATTGGAACAATGTGGGCCGGATTCTGTTCCTTTCAAAGAAATGTTTGTTAAAGTAATTTCCGAATCGGTAACATCTGCAAATGCTAGTATTCGTCAAATTTGTACATATGCTATTGGAATGGCTGCACAACATGGAGGAGATGGTTACGGGGAATTTTGTCTTTCATCTTTGGAACCAATGTTCAAAATGGCAATGGTTCCTGATGCTAGAGCTGATGAGAATGTATATGCCACCGAGAATTGTGTTTCTGCAATTGCCAAAGTTTGTCATAGGTTTTCAAGTTCTGTTCCAAGCTTGGATAGCATTATTGACCAATGGATTTCGTTGTTGCCAATCGTCCAAGATGATTCAGCTGCTCCGTTTGCATACGTATTTTTGAGTGAACTAATTGACAGTAACCATCCATCAGTTTTAAAACAAGTTCCAAAAGTAGTGGACTCTGTGATTCAAGCTTTAGCACATGCATCAATATCAGGAAACACTGCTCAAAAAGTCGTGATTTCAACTAGGGCTTTATTGGGATCCATTCCTCATGAAGAAGCTATGGCTTTGTTGCAAAAGAATCCATCAGATTTAGATGTTGTGCAAAAGTATTTTAGTTAA